The sequence below is a genomic window from Carassius auratus strain Wakin chromosome 42, ASM336829v1, whole genome shotgun sequence.
TGCAAAAACCATCTTAAAGGAACCCTGCTCGTCCTTTGTGAAAACCCTCTGGAAAGTTTGCTTGAACAGGGATGTGTTGAAAGAGTCTGCCATGACCATATAACCCCTGCCATTTACATAAAAGCAGAAAGATATATTGTTGAAGACTAGTTAGTGTCTTAATACATTGAAAGTTTACAATCAGTACAAAAATCCTTTATTAATGCAGCATTATGGACAAAGGAATAGTTTTACACTTCTCTGAGTAAGTGTTTGCTCATACTAAAAAGATTAGGGATAGAAAAATGTCTAGATTGTTTTAATTTGCACCACAATCCCCTCAAATCTCTAAACATGTACTGTCAGCATGctcaaaaacacaatttaaaaataatatgtaaaaccTTTTTTGAATCACTTACTCTGTATAGTTGGTGCAGCACTTCATTTCCAGTAATCCTGTCTGATCCAGAGCGCATGCATAAATATCAATAATGTGTCCATTGGCGGCAGCACGGTTGGCCAAGGCTTCATAGTGCTACAAGGATGAAGTACAATTTTAAATGTGTACAGAAAGAACATTCAAACAGAATAGGAATCACTCAGATGTTCAATGTGTAGATGTTATCTCAAATGTGGTAGCTTTTAAGGACCAGCTGATTTTTACAAGTAATGCTGCATGAATAAAGAAAATATGTAATTGTTTTTCCAGAAATTAACACGTCCAATATTACCGTGTTCTGCTCTGAATTTTCAAACAGTTGAAAACGCAAAAGGTCAGTTTGATTGTGAACTTTCCAGTGCACCTCTGTGACCCATCACTCAACAGTCCAGTACAGTCACTTTAAAATACTCCATCTTTATGAAATCACTTGTATCACCAGTATGTGGGTACTTCTACCAAGCCAATCATACAAAAAACAAATACGGGAAGACTCACTTTAGTGGCTTTCTTCATGTACTTGGCATTGTCTTTTTCAATGTCGTGCCAGGATCTAATAGGCGTTTTCAGTTCATCTCCTACCACCATACCCGGACCCTGAGTGGCCGGCCCACCGATGAAAGCCATGATGCGAGCGCCAGTGTTAGGGAAAGTGCACTGCAAGAGGGAAGGAAATGGAGGGCATCAATAAACAAGCACAAAGCTTCGGAAACACTTGATCACTTGATCAACACTTGATGAATTTATGATCTTATAAGTCTTTTGAATTAAAGACTTAATCTAAAATGCTTTTATAACCAATTATATAATTACCTGTGCCGACGTATTAATGTTTTAGAAaactttttaattacaaaatgtatttttgagcattattcaTGAGCCATGTCTGGACTGGTATTGTAAACTTATAATTTAGTAACTGAAGCAGACTGTTGAAGAAAATAACATAAATCATGACAGTCACCTCTAACAGCCCAACAGCAATGGAAAGAGCCACTCCGAGTGATCTCAGAGGTCGTTTTCCTTGAGTGACGGGCCAGGGGTCTCTCTGCAGCTCTCCCAGCAAATCTGTCAGATTCATATCTATCTTCTGTACTGGCTGCAGAAACCTGTGCACACATATAATCAGTGACCACCATAAATCACACGGCCTTCATTTATATAGGTTTGTTCAACTGGTCCCCCaaggtttatttttttccccactacTGTCATCTGATGGAGTTTGGGTTCCTTGTCACTGTTGCCTTTGGCTTTTTAGTTGGGGTTTAAAAGACACTTAATGTTCAGTAATATTATCAATTTGACTGCACTGATACTATCGGATGAGAACAAATCTTGAACTGAATTGTGCTGGATGTCgacactattgtcttctgtagagatGCTTTACAGCTGATTTAAATTAGTGTCATAATGGATGGATTTTGCAACTTCGACACTGTTAATagactgaactgaatcaacattgaacttgAGCTGAATAACGACACTGTCGTCTTCTTCAGAGCTGTTTATAGCTAAACAAAACTTAATACACTGAACTGTCTTGAGCTGACACTAGCTAGAGCTGGTTTACAGCAAGATTTGAACTAGTCTCATatttgatcaaatgtgcattatttgttCTGTTATCACTGTATCACTCTGAAGCTGCTTTGATACAATCTATAAAGtataatgtgctatataaataaagctgacttgacaAGCAACTCCAGAGATAGATTAAAAATATCAGAAGTCGAAAAGCTAGCAAGATTCTTAAAAGGCATCAATTTGATTAtgcaaattattcatttatacagTCTGAAGATTTAAATGTACAAAGCagctataaaaacacatttagctCACCTGTTTGAAGGAGGAACCTGGGGCTGTTGTGGCCCTCGGCCGGCCTGTGCTGCAGCTGGTTTAGTTAACCCAAGCATCTCCTGTGTACAAGATTTTTTATTAAGAGACATTTGTGGTGATTAGTTTAGTTAAATACCTGTAACTTAAATGTTCTCAAATCACCTGAAGCTGTTTAGCACTGAGGTCTTTGGTGCCCCTGAAGACATAACTCTTAGAGATGCCCTCACAACCCAGCTCGTGAACCTGGACCATGCGTCCAAATGTAATGAGGCCCACCAGAGCAGTAGGAGGCAGCAGGCTGAGGGACATCTGAAGTGACTCCTTTAGCGCCTGCAGATCATCATCTTCCATGCATGTGTCCACCACATACAGGAAGCTCAGAGGCATCTGCGGACCACGCTACAGAAAATAGATAGAACCAACGAGTCAGTTACTATTCATGAATTTTCAAGTGTCTTGGTTTTAGTGATCAGTATTTATATGGCAATGAAAGgtggttaattaaaatgtttacctGGACAACATATTCAATAGTGGAGAACTGTGGAAGAAGCTCAGCAGGTTGGTTGACCTCAGATATTCCAGCGTAAGTTGGCGGGAACTATGGCAGGACAAGTGTCATTAATTAATTGACACGTTCAAAAATGCAATGCACTTTTCTTGGGCTGCAGCCACTGACtgataaaatcaagaaaataatcCATGAATACGATAATCGATTAATGGCATCTGTGCACTGCGCACTTAAAACATCACTTGACTGTAGTATATAATGAATTTCCATATATATTTctgcatttaattgaaatttttttGCCCTAGGGTTGTGATGGTGAGGAAATTATCCCACCGGTTAATCAACGAGTGACAACACCTGTATCACCGTGGGGGCGAGGGCATTCCCTCTTTCCCTCGCTTTACTTCTCTTTTAACTAGCTtgtatttactttcacttttgagtaAGTGGCACTTCAGTGTCAATTGcttgaatgcaacaacaaaatacaaagtcaaactcactttagcctatatataaaatgtaaaacttttattaacaaaacaaataaaaatacactatgTTATAGGACAGGCtatgcctaatataaaataacaaataacttacAACAAATAACTGTTGACAAAAGTCAACAGGCAAAATATTACCAAACAggcacttttgcatttcattatGAAACTAAATCATCCGCCATCATCTTCTCGCCTCACTCTTCTTATCAGTCAGCTCGACTCACTCTCctcattgaaaaaaaatgtaatctgatCTGTAATGCGACTGTTGTTCGGTGCACTGCATTGAGCGGCTGCGTTCACTTTTTAATTGTAGTGTCTGTTCTTTTACTGaaccaaattatttttattacttttaaaaatctAAACGATGGTGGAGGTCGGTGGGCAAGTGACATGCTTCAACTTAACACCGGTATCACCGTCAGCACAGTCTATCACGACAAGCCTACTTACTGTCAGGCAATCTGGCAGATGTGTGTGCCATTTAATGCATTTGGAATGTGTTTTCCTCAGCCTATAACTAACAATTTACAGTTTTATCCTTATCTGTCAAgcaagaatttccatttttgcatAAAGGCTTTTCTTAACAGCAAATGAGTCTCTGTTActatacattttactaaaaatattacttgttagaaattaaatgtaagtttaaaaTTTCAGATGTAGTTGTTTTTTTCCATGAGAGCAGAAAGAGTAAAGGGACTACTGTAATTTAGTATAAATATATGTTCACACAAGTGAATGTGCATTCCTCCTtccttgtgcttttttttctgttatcattttgaatttattgattttaacttctaattttaaatagtaaacaatagaacctcttttttttaacgtaatgtttaattttaagcCTACATTCAGTATAATTATTTCCACAAAACTGCATATTGTTTTGAGAATGTGGAACAGTTTTGCAAATAACTGATCAGAAttactttatcttttaattaaaattattattattattattttttgcttttaatgaCCATTTTAGGACTTTTCATCTGATTAAACAAGGAAATGATACATGGATTCATTCATTATCAAGATAATCCTTAGTGCAGCTCTACACTTGTCAAACTGCAATGACTTTACCTGGTTTCTCTGATAACAGAAGTTGCAAGCCCAGAGTTTTGCTCTGTAATCCACCTgactgcgaaaaaaaaaaaaaaaaaaaagcatattaataTTAAGGCATCACAAGTAATGTATCCAGCTTtcataataaatgtgtttatttggaaATTACGGCAATGGATAAGAAGTGGATCCTCCATCTGTGAACTCATTATGCTGTCTGCTCTGACTTAACAGACTTACCACAGAGGATTGAGCACAGCTCGACATGTGGCCCGGCTGCACAGCACCGGCTCGTACTGAATCGGGGGAAGATCCGGCCGCTCCTTCAGCGGGGTGAACAGAGAGGCCACAGGAACCACCATACGTGTGGCTTCCAGACGACTGGACGGCCAGACGTTCCAACTGAAACGGACGCCATCGCGGTCCTCGTTCTGCTGGATGAATTCCTGGAAGGTCGCCATCACAACCTCTGGAATCTACCAGTTAATAGATAAGAGAGAGATGCGATGATGTATTCAAAGAAGACACGCAATCTGATCTGTGTTTATATTACAGTCTGATTTATCATTACCCTTTGGACACAGGGCAAACTATAATGTCACATCATTAAAAGCTtgaatgagacaaaaaaaatacaaatgtatttaaacataaaatattgcattactGGCATTATTTTTCTCTgcttccttatttatttattagtatagattattttattttgccaatttttaaatacaacatttattattaatattattatgcaaTGCATGTTTCTGAACTTTCTCACCAGTTTGAAAACTCCAGAGCTACAGATGGGCAACACAAATGCCACGTGTAGATGACAAGTAACTTAAGAGACACTAAAAACGACCAAGTGTGTCAATTACAACACTTTTGGgtaaatattaagatacaaaaTAAGTAAGCAAGGCAACAATCTGCACAATTTTCTAATAAGTGATTATAGAACGTTAGTTTATAATCAATGTTtagggttatttatttatttctcgcaaagaaaaaaataaaataaaactgtggtTATGCAGTCAGTTACATAGATAAACAAATCGCACTTTGGTGAataagttttgttttagttttttcaagTTTACTTGAACTACATGGATCCACTGGGGGCGTCAGTCCACCCTCCAAAATTAGCCACAGAAAGCTAGTCCTATAGCTTAGGGAATAGAAATCATCTTACATCAAAATGAAGATAACTTGAAAGCACAACTACTTTAGAAAGATCTGTTCCGATCAAACATTTCAGTAAACAGTGCCTTAGATGGCCTGCCTGCTGAAGTAAACATGACGCTTCCAGTCAGCACTCCAATTCAAGCTAAATGCCCTTTAAACCCGCGACTTTTCGCCCTACAGTCTAACACTTCTCTTTAATCACCATTAATCATAGAATCATTAGCGTAACATAAATACCATCATCTATTTGTGGAGAGAAAGTGTTTTGACGTACCTGGAGCGTTGATATAGCGTCTCCTCGGAGACTCGTCAGTGACAGCGAGCTCGCGAGCTGATGACGTAGCAGCTCAACATGGAGTCGCTGCCACGTCAAGAGGCCGACACTCGTTTCATAAAGCATTTTAAGAGTTGTTTTATACACTTATCTTTAAGAcgttactctttttttattttaaagtattaaaattacatatttattaaattaaggtaaattaagtttaaaattattatactttaattttttaattttatatatagaaGAAAATTGCCACTTCAGTTAATTGGATAAAGAAATGCACTaagttgtaaatgtaatttatacaatttaagtattaaaacaaaacaaaaaagtataattttaggTGACTTTTATTCTGCTTTATCACAAGTTAAACTTAATGGAACAATTATATTTTCACTCATTGATTTTTAAGCTTAAATGTAATAACCTATGATTTAAAagaacagatttttcttttaagtatTTACAATTATCTGACGAGGGATACAACAAAAAGATTGCTAACTAGTAATCtctgtgcaaattttcaagatgTTGCTTTGTAAAGTCTGGATTACAAATGTACACAATAAAGATTACAAGTACTATGGACAGTTTTTGTAAAAAgggaacaaattaaatatttgattacattttcagtataattaaataataaaggataaaaagacaattaaaatgctgttaaaatgttgccatataaattttattatatctGACAAAATATTGTAACATACTCTTTTGCAACTACTGTGTTCATCTTCGATACAAAGCCAAAGCTTTTCTATGGTAAGTcgagaaattatatttaattataaaataaaccaTGATTTCTACTTATGAATATCTCATGCTATGAAGATGGTCATAGCAATTACGGTGTAAAATCATACAACCTTTACGTCATTACCCTTATTCCAGTTTAGAGATCGTGAAAGTGGTCAGCTATCAGTAAGTCTGACAATATTGTGAAGCATTCAAGTGACTCTGACATCACAAGACACTGCTGGACTTGATCTCAGGAAGCAAAATTTCTTCCAACAGCCCCCATGATCAATCCTTTTCCAGAAGCACTGGGCTTTACATGTAAATGAGCCAGTTTATTGTTTTACACCATTTAAAGAATTCAATTATTTGTGGCAAGACAGAACCATCTTCATCCGTCCAAGTTTTGGTTACTAAAACCATCAAGCTCTTTTGCATCCACTGTTTGCAGGTTCTGAGGTTCACATGTTGTTAAATCCCATCATGCCTTTCATATTGCCAGCAGCTCCCTGCTGAAACTGCCTCATCATGGACTGCAGTCCAGCCATGCCGCCTAATAGAAAAAAAGATTAATGTTTTTAAGTAAGGCTTTTACATCCGCCGTCTATATTCACAGATCCTCACATGCATCACAGTGACATGTGACATTCAAAAATGCAATTGGTCATATCAAATAGGTACTTGCATTCAATAACTGCCCTTTGTTTATTGAAGTTGAATCAAATATTGCTGCCCATGGTCTAGTAAGAAATTAAAGCATTTTAGGGTTAAAAGGGAGCTTATACCCATGTGGTGAAGCACTCTGGGATCCATCATTTTAGCCATCTGCTGGTTCAGTTTTGCCATTTGTGATGGGTTGACGTTCTTGGACATATCCCCTCCTTTAAAACAATGATACCATGAGTCACtgatttttaaatgcatcatgaAACTaacacattttgaatgaatcaagtTTAAAAATCACTCAACCTTTGAATAAGCCTTTAATGCCTCCCATCTTCTTGACCATCTGGGCGAACTTTGTGTACTGTGTGAGTAACTCTTGTACATCCCTGGTAGCCACTCCAGATCCCCGGGCCACTCGCTGGATGCGGTTAGGCTGTTTACTAAAGAGCTTTGCACCGTCTTTGTTGTCAAGTTCTGAGATGAAAAACCACAGTCTATGTTAACTAAATTGTTCAAGTTCAAAGCTATGTCTAAACTTTCCAATTTAGACAAGTCAATGCATTATTCTGTTTGTAACCAGtattaaaacaatcaaatataGAACATACCCTGGTCATTCATACTATCCATTATTGTCATGAGTTTCTTTAGTCTGGCCATAGACTCCTGCTCATTTCCTTTGCTCATGAAATCTGTTCCAAAGCCTGGGATCATGCCctgaagacaaaaaataaatagataaataaagaaaagaaccACTCATAATTAAATATCCTTTCAGTAAAAGTTGTCATTACCATGATCTGACCAAAGGGTCCCATCTTCATGATGTTCTGAAACTGCTCATACATGTCCCTGAGTGTAAATTGACCTAAGAGAGAGAAATGTCATATCTGATGGTGAAAAGCACTGGAAAATATCTTTATGTAgcataaaaacactgaaatacacatttttataaaacataatgTTCTAGTTACCATGTTTGAGCTTGTCTATTAGCTCCTCGTTGTCATCAAGCTTTAGTTCATTCACTTTATCAATCAGTCCCTCAATATCTCCCATACCTAGAGTAAAAGTAAGAATTGCAACATAAATAACACAGTTCCAACATCCAATGAACAATCATGAAGGTGagttgaaaatgtgctcaccttcaggccatccaagatgtagagtcTGTTTCctaattggaacagatttggagaaatttagcattcctTCACTTGCTAAccaatgtatcctctgcagtgaatgggtgccgtcagaatgagagtccaaacatcttattaaaacatcacaataatccacaagtattcAACACCATTCCAGTCCATGGACTCCAATCCATATCTtgcttcacaagatattaactgatggactggagtcatgtggattattgtgatgtttttatcagctgtttggactctcattctgacagcacccattcactgcagagaattcactggtgagcaagtgaaggaatgctaaatttctccaaatctgttctgatcagGAAACAAACTGATCTACATCTTCGATGGCCTGTGGATAAGCACATTTTAAGGAATTTTTCTTATTTGGCAATCTATTCCTTTAAACAGCAACTCTGCACCATATTCAAACCTTACCAAGCAGTTTGCTAATGAAGGGTTGAGTCTTGAAAGGCTCGAAGTCATCAATGTGCTCGCCTGTGCCAATAAAAATGATGGGACTCTTTGTGGCCGCCACACTGTAAACATAAATTACGTCAACCCCTGCATTTACTTACTTGAGTGCTGAAAGTAAAGCACATAAAAGTTTGTACTTACGCACTGAGTGCGCCACCACCCTTAGCATGACCATCCAGTTTGGTGACGATAACAGAAGCCACATCTACCTTGTCTTTGAAGGCCTTAGCCTGAGCCTCACAAGCCTGACCAATGGAGGCGTCCATCACATACACGATGTTGTCAGGTTGCTGTAAGAACGGAcgattaattatataatttgcgTTTTACTATATATTAGTGTTTGATGTTTAATCAAAACAGAGGAACCCTTTCACTTACCACAGCATTTGACACCTGAAGCATTTCTTCAAAAAGTGAGTCTTCCTGTTTATGTCTACCGCTAGTGTCCACAATGATTATTTCAAAGTTTTCTGTCTTGAATTTTTCCACACCCTCTGCAGCTATGATCACTGGATCCATTTCTGTGTAACTGTTAATACACCAACATGAATTAATGATTAGGTTTGGTAAGCAGATTAAATACATTACAAGTGTGGTATgttaaaagaaaaacttttattacCTCCCATAAAAGGGTATTCTGGCTTTTGTTGCATTTTGCTTGAGTTGGTCAAAGGCACcttcataaacaaacaaaacaatttgacTTTTTTCAGATGTGCAGAAAGTATAACTGTGCAAATACATGTAAAGATAGAGTCAGCATACCTGCTCTGAATGTGTCAGCACAAATCAAACATGTCTTCCATCCTTTTCTTTGGTAGTAGTATGCcaactaaaaaaaagaacaaggtcAACTTTTTCTAGCCCATCACATGGCAATCAGAAATAACAgcaatatatgtaataaaaagtGAGAAGTAAAAGACAACAGTAAATAGAGACAATAAAGACAATAGTAACACAAGATACACGGCGTAAAAACAGAACTGACGGtaagtaataaatacattattaactgAATATAATGTATACAGGATTGCATATAAAAGAGAGATTGTTGATACTTAGTTTTCTTCCTCCAAACGTTCTTGCTTTTATGATTAGCTGTATGAAAAGAGCTATATAACCTAAAATCTCAGTGACCCAAGATCTGCTCACCTTAGAACATGTTGTGGTTTTCCCACTGCCCTGCAGACCCACAAACATGATCACATTGTTCTTTCCCTTCGTGGGAGTCCAGGCTTTCACTCCGGGATCCACCAGCTGCAATAAAAACACTCTGTATTTATCTTCTAGAATACAGATCTATCATCAGGCAGTCAATTccatttagtttaatgtagtttctTTATGTTATGATGAAAGCTCCTGAGCTACAGGGTGTAAACAATTACAAGACTCCCAGAGGAACAATGTGAAATCCAATATTTATCAGACATAAATAGCAAACCATCATTTACTTTGACAAGTTCCTTGAAAACAGCATGCTGGATCATTCTTCTCTTGTTTAGGCCAGAAGCCATTTCCTCCAGATCAATGGCTGCCCTGAGATTACAGagcaaaaattaattttataataggGAATCTACTATATaaaatggccaaaaaaataaatataacttgtTACTTACTTGACATTTTCTCTAAGCTGCTTTACCAACTTGATATTCACATCAGCCTCCAGTAGAGCAGCACAGACCTCCTTGAGCATAGCATTTAATacctaaataaaattgttaagAAGTTTACATTTTATGATGGGCCACACTGCTGAACAATCCTGATTTTAAGCTTGCATCACATTGACTGTACCTCCTCATTGATGATTGTGGCATTGCTGAGGGACCTCAAAGCTGAGGTTATCTTCCTCCCCAGATCAGCTAAAACCATTTTTGCGGTTTGAGAGCTGTGAACCTGCAACAGGGGGTTATAGTTACATCAGGTAGCCAAGATTTTTAAACCACCCAGCTATCAGTCATAAAAGCTCTGAGTAGAACTGAATGATGACATTAAAAGTGTGTTTGATGTAATGTAGACTTCCTTACTTGTTAGGTCAATGAGACTTTCCAATGTGGTGGGGTTTCCCCCCAAAACAATCCTCCTGTCACTGCTCGTTCTGAACCTCGAGACTTCAGGGGAACCAGAGCAATTATGTTTTCAAccttaataaacaaacacaaatcatAACAATGTTATCGCGGATGAGCTGTTCTCTTATTAGAAGCCATGTCCTGGTTGAATCTGGATGACATGGATCGTTACTATGTCAAAACATAAACGTTGCCACACCCATGAGTAATTTTAACtattataaaatcataatagaatatatatttgtatgttttctaAGACTGACTCCGTGCAGAAATGAGGCCAGACGTCCGTTGTGAACCCAATTAGCATGGTCGATTTAATTAAAGACATGattaaatcatgtttaaatcaAAACAATATCAAATTAAGATTCTCGGTAACCAAATGATTAATATTAAGACATACGTTTCGATTATATATTACTTGCCTAAACTCGCAGCTGCTGTTTTATCGGCGAGTGGAACAGCGACAGACTACAGACGTCATCTAACTCCCAACATCCCGTGACGTGACTTTACTTCCGCGTAAAATAAGAGTTAGCGTTTTATTAtggaaaaatattatttgtatttaagatTTGTTTTCACTCGTTGTTCATTTAACTTAAGTAAAATTAATATCTGTCtgtgtatataaattaaaatatatgtttataccatctttatttctttaaaaaatatattctttacatTAGAGATGTTGCTCATGGAGCAAAATCTTAAGGAGGAACAGAAGTACATAAAACTGATTTGAACTTAGAACGGAAAGATTGGATTTTTACTTTTAAGAGtcattaaaatctaaataatgcgattaaaattacaaatataaatagtgtttttACAACCCGGAATAGTTAATTAATCAGATGACAAAAATGTACCGTTCTACCTTAACTTATGTCACACGTTTCCCACTACTGCATACATACAGCAGGAGCAGACCCATGTGTTGCTCAGTAGAAGTATGCTTGCAACATAGAGTGTGTTTGTCGTAAGATAAGTATCAAGCG
It includes:
- the LOC113060841 gene encoding protein transport protein Sec23A-like, producing the protein MATFQEFIQQNEDRDGVRFSWNVWPSSRLEATRMVVPVASLFTPLKERPDLPPIQYEPVLCSRATCRAVLNPLCQVDYRAKLWACNFCYQRNQFPPTYAGISEVNQPAELLPQFSTIEYVVQRGPQMPLSFLYVVDTCMEDDDLQALKESLQMSLSLLPPTALVGLITFGRMVQVHELGCEGISKSYVFRGTKDLSAKQLQEMLGLTKPAAAQAGRGPQQPQVPPSNRFLQPVQKIDMNLTDLLGELQRDPWPVTQGKRPLRSLGVALSIAVGLLECTFPNTGARIMAFIGGPATQGPGMVVGDELKTPIRSWHDIEKDNAKYMKKATKHYEALANRAAANGHIIDIYACALDQTGLLEMKCCTNYTEGYMVMADSFNTSLFKQTFQRVFTKDEQGSFKMVFAGTLEIKTSREIKISGAIGPCVSLNAKGPCVSENEIGTGGTSQWKICGLDPNTTLAFYFEVVNQHNAPIPQGGRGAIQYVTQYQHSSGQRRIRVTTIARNWADAQTQIQSIAASFDQEAAAILMARLAIYKAETEEGPDVLRWLDRQLIRLCQKFGDYHKDDPNSFRFSETFSLYPQFMFHLRRSPFLQVFNNSPDESTYYRHQFMRQDLTQSLIMVQPILYAYSFNGPPEPVLLDSSSILPDRILLMDTFFQIVIYHGETVSQWRKAGYQDMPEYENFRHLLQAPVDDAQELLQTRFPMPRYIDTEHGGSQARFLLSKVNPSQTHNNMYAWGQESGAPILTDDVSLQVFMDHLKKLAVSSAA
- the LOC113060842 gene encoding signal recognition particle 54 kDa protein — encoded protein: MVLADLGRKITSALRSLSNATIINEEVLNAMLKEVCAALLEADVNIKLVKQLRENVKAAIDLEEMASGLNKRRMIQHAVFKELVKLVDPGVKAWTPTKGKNNVIMFVGLQGSGKTTTCSKLAYYYQRKGWKTCLICADTFRAGAFDQLKQNATKARIPFYGSYTEMDPVIIAAEGVEKFKTENFEIIIVDTSGRHKQEDSLFEEMLQVSNAVQPDNIVYVMDASIGQACEAQAKAFKDKVDVASVIVTKLDGHAKGGGALSAVAATKSPIIFIGTGEHIDDFEPFKTQPFISKLLGMGDIEGLIDKVNELKLDDNEELIDKLKHGQFTLRDMYEQFQNIMKMGPFGQIMGMIPGFGTDFMSKGNEQESMARLKKLMTIMDSMNDQELDNKDGAKLFSKQPNRIQRVARGSGVATRDVQELLTQYTKFAQMVKKMGGIKGLFKGGDMSKNVNPSQMAKLNQQMAKMMDPRVLHHMGGMAGLQSMMRQFQQGAAGNMKGMMGFNNM